Proteins from a single region of Paramormyrops kingsleyae isolate MSU_618 chromosome 9, PKINGS_0.4, whole genome shotgun sequence:
- the LOC111838333 gene encoding uncharacterized protein, whose protein sequence is MANKEAEKTPGLKFAEQQLLRHGWERGKGLGKAENGITEAVKVKIKCDKGGMGHKEGEQFTFHWWDHVFNKASTSLEVESAEDGIRVKKVAEKDGAEGVVSNKKPCKAALSKAKLYGHFVKSATLMSGQEHAEKKASSSEDSSSSDEDQRLDLSTTCRLSDEDLMKACGGRTAHKGARHGLRMSAKLARLEQQEKEFLAKYGKNSKPADSPGKMASCSADSGWDREEGEEMEGKLEKTKRKKRHSKENLEEAVAESADDTVVSKRKKRKKHSKEMCDSPALGEPSDERGHVHPAKKKCLDKEKITACNKGTGSSKNGVTLYGSKGCKDKDAFTGVLRDDGADHEEHVKECLAGLDEEQLAEPAVPDEDSICQTKKKKKKNIPSDVTEQMQDEEIPDQQSVRKKATSRGKEGAEDETAVVRRSKKKKKAKELGH, encoded by the exons ATGGCGAATAAAGAGGCGGAAAAGACTCCGGGTCTCAAGTTCGCAGAGCAACAACTACTTCGTCATGGCTGGGAGCGAG GAAAAGGACTTGGTAAAGCGGAAAACGGAATTACGGAGGCTGTTAAGGTCAAAATTAAGTGTGATAAAGGAGGG ATGGGCCACAAGGAAGGGGAGCAGTTTACGTTCCACTGGTGGGACCATGTTTTCAATAAGGCCTCTACCAGTCTGGAGGTGGAATCTGCTGAG GATGGCATCAGGGTGAAGAAGGTGGCAGAGAAGGATGGAGCAGAGGGCGTGGTCTCCAACAAGAAGCCATGCAAAGCAGCACTGTCCAAGGCCAAGCTTTATGGTCACTTTGTTAAG TCTGCTACGCTTATGTCAGGACAGGAACATGCGGAGAAGAAGGCCTCTAGTTCAGAAGACAGCAGCAGCTCAGATGAGGACCAGAGGCTGGACCTCTCCACCACCTGCAG GTTATCGGACGAAGATCTTATGAAAGCCTGTGGGGGCCGTACTGCTCACAA AGGAGCAAGACATGGTCTTAGAATGAGTGCCAAGCTTGCCCGACTCGAACAACAGGAGAAGGAGTTTCTGGCAAAGTATGGCAAAAACAGCAAACCAGCAGACTCTCCTGGCAAAATGGCATCCTGCTCTGCTGACTCAGGCTGGGACAGGGAAGAGGGGGAGGAGATGGAAGGAAAACTAGAAAAGACTAAGAGAAAGAAAAGACATTCAAAGGAAAACCTTGAGGAAGCAGTGGCAGAGAGTGCAGACGACACAGTGGTCAGTAAAAGGAAGAAGAGGAAAAAACACTCAAAGGAAATGTGTGATTCTCCAGCTCTTGGGGAACCAAGCGATGAGAGAGGGCATGTCCATCCAGCAAAGAAGAAATGCTTGGATAAGGAGAAAATAACGGCTTGTAATAAAGGCACTGGCAGCTCTAAGAATGGAGTAACTCTCTATGGAAGTAAAGGCTGTAAAGACAAAGATGCCTTCACAGGGGTCTTAAGAGATGATGGTGCAGATCATGAGGAGCACGTGAAGGAGTGTTTAGCTGGACTGGATGAAGAACAGCTGGCTGAACCAGCAGTGCCTGATGAGGACTCAATATGCCAAactaagaagaagaagaaaaagaatatTCCTAGTGATGTCACTGAGCAAATGCAAGATGAGGAGATACCAGACCAGCAGAGTGTCAGGAAAAAGGCCACAAGCAGGGGGAAGGAGGGGGCTGAGGATGAAACTGCAGTGGTAAGAAGAtcaaaaaagaagaagaaagcaAAAGAACtgggacactga
- the LOC111838356 gene encoding CD209 antigen-like protein C isoform X3 — protein sequence MSDEPCYCNVPLNSLATDSRTTGQETWSTAQTPEKTEHRYQPQQSAIVFLSLTCAFLLAGIIALFVCYYLSQNTAGQLRKENSALTEASQQLQELKNNLTAQKESLESENTQLRKDRTLMARRCSPCPSGWTFNNSKCYFVDLDKPWKTWNDSRLECIKMGADLLTIKNKEEQMFIMNFAPTYFDEYHGYWIGLTGKAQDWVWINGSSLTTGFWADAGRQNGTYVLTNTGFNKLKALNSWRSTNLDMVNRWICEDKALLL from the exons ATTCCAGAACAACTGGTCAGGAAACTTGGTCCACTGCACAGACTCCAGAGAAAACTGAGCACAGATATCAGCCCCAGCAGAGCGCTATAGTATTTCTAAGCCTCACCTGTGCTTTTTTACTGGCTGGTATCATCGCTCTCTTTGTCTGCT atTATCTTTCCCAGAATACTGCAGGGCAGCTCAGAAAGGAAAACAGTGCCCTTACGGAAGCCAGTCAGCAGCTACAAGAGCTGAAAAACAATCTCACTGCTCAGAAGGAATCACTGGAGAGTGAGAACACACAGCTGCGAAAGGATCGGACTTTGATGG CGAGAAGATGCTCACCTTGCCCAAGTGGCTGGACATTCAACAATTCAAAGTGTTATTTTGTGGACCTTGATAAACCATGGAAAACGTGGAATGACAGTCGTCTTGAATGCATCAAAATGGGGGCTGATCTGTTAACGATAAAAAACAAGGAGGAACAG ATGTTCATCATGAACTTTGCACCCACATACTTTGACGAATATCACGGTTACTGGATCGGACTGACTGGAAAAGCACAGGACTGGGTCTGGATCAACGGCTCCTCACTGACCACAGG GTTCTGGGCAGATGCTGGAAGACAGAATGGAACTTATGTTTTAACAAACACAGGTTTTAATAAACTGAAAGCCCTGAACAGTTGGAGATCAACAAATCTTGACATGGTTAACCGGTGGATCTGTGAGGACAAGGCCCTGCTGCTCTGA